From a single Nematostella vectensis chromosome 3, jaNemVect1.1, whole genome shotgun sequence genomic region:
- the LOC116602168 gene encoding mannose-binding protein-like: protein MAGRTPNLMLQSRTDDSHSPPSAIKMSRGWRRPRGHRISEENDFVLKLAKALKGSPDQVWIGYRRRSDGRTFYWVTGAPRFYTNWTKGEPSNIKTEFVYMYVRHRLYRPQGKWNYSSCSGDRLFPAGYVCEMPQRQEK from the exons ATGGCTGGAAGGACACCAAACCTCATGTTACAAAGCCGTACAGACGACAGCCACTCTCCACCAAGCGCGATCAAAATGTCACGAGGCTGGCGGAGACCTCGCGGACATCGCATCTCCGAGGAGAACGACTTCGTGCTGAAGCTTGCCAAGGCACTCAAGGGTTCCCCAGATCAG GTATGGATTGGTTACCGTAGGCGAAGTGATGGCCGTACCTTCTACTGGGTGACCGGGGCCCCTAGATTCTACACCAACTGGACCAAAGGAGAGCCCAGCAATATCAAGACAGAATTCGTGTACATGTACGTTCGTCATCGCCTTTACAGACCCCAAGGGAAATGGAACTATTCGAGTTGCTCTGGGGATAGACTTTTTCCTGCTGGCTACGTATGCGAGATGCCACAGCGCCAAGAAAAATAG
- the LOC116602194 gene encoding galanin receptor 2a → MPSPVDLVLASVFAVLVLIGVVGNVLVCLVILRFSSMRTPMNYLLLNLAAADLLTLLFVSPQYVFIHTFVHPIGRAGDIICKLLTGGNISWIGGVASVFALVSIAFERYYAVIHPQSQGRISKRSLWITVVSCWLFSLLFNAPLFYVIHYDSEMKFCMESWPNAVLAQINSTCWFVMIGLIPVTIMVGLYSKVIYSLWIKKEESADNTQLGTKRVRKKVTKTVLTVSIIYTLCWFPQLSIYMLSYVGSDNEFGGVSYIITVALVTVNSVVNPIIYSLQSGKFRKCLKVVLCRNQRRVEDSGVRGPGDVAAAGGNSKATPSRANMCQYELK, encoded by the exons ATGCCATCCCCCGTAGACTTGGTCTTGGCTAGCGTGTTCGCGGTGCTTGTCCTGATAGGCGTGGTGGGTAACGTCCTCGTCTGCCTGGTCATTTTGCGGTTTTCATCCATGCGAACACCCATGAACTACTTGCTGCTGAATCTGGCCGCGGCTGATCTACTCACACTGCTCTTCGTCAGTCCGCAATACGTCTTCATTCATACCTTTGTCCACCCAATTG GTCGCGCGGGTGACATTATCTGCAAGCTGTTGACGGGTGGTAACATCTCGTGGATCGGAGGTGTGGCGTCCGTTTTCGCGCTCGTCTCTATCGCCTTCGAACGCTACTATGCAGTCATCCATCCACAAAGTCAAGGCCGCATCAGCAAACGCTCTTTATGGATCACTGTAGTATCGTGCTGGTTGTTCTCTCTCCTGTTCAACGCTCCTTTATTTTATGTCATTCATTATGACTCAGAGATGAAATTCTGCATGGAATCCTGGCCCAACGCCGTTCTAGCCCAGATTAACTCTACGTGCTGGTTCGTGATGATCGGTTTGATCCCAGTAACAATCATGGTCGGACTTTACTCTAAAGTTATCTATTCCTTGTGGATCAAGAAAGAAGAAAGCGCTGATAACACGCAGCTCGGGACTAAACGAGTCCGCAAGAAAGTCACAAAGACTGTCCTCACTGTTAGCATCATCTACACCCTCTGCTGGTTCCCGCAGTTGTCAATTTACATGCTCAGTTACGTTGGGAGTGACAACGAGTTTGGAGGTGTAAGCTATATAATCACAGTTGCCTTGGTAACTGTCAATTCAGTAGTGAACCCGATCATTTACAGTTTACAGAGCGGCAAGTTTCGTAAGTGTTTGAAGGTTGTACTCTGTCGTAATCAGAGGCGAGTGGAGGACTCGGGAGTGAGAGGGCCTGGTGACGTCGCAGCTGCTGGTGGTAATAGCAAGGCGACGCCATCCAGGGCAAATATGTGTCAGTATGAACTCAAATAG